In a genomic window of Candidatus Competibacteraceae bacterium:
- the nspC gene encoding carboxynorspermidine decarboxylase yields the protein MAKLNTPYYLIDESKLLKNMEIIQQVRAASGAKSVLALKCFSTWGVFDLMRQYLDGTTSSSLYEARLGYEKFGKEVHAYSVGFSEKEVKAVKKFANKVIFNSLSQLKRYYPLVSEKRLGLRLNPGTSYSHFDLADPARKYSRLGVIDKDEIMKFAPVLSGVMFHFNCENDNYKNLATAIDSIGKSYGSLLEKLDWVSFGGGIYFTKAGYPLDEFCQKLKEFAEKFGVQVYLEPGEAAVTQCAELVTTVLDVVHNEIDIAIVDASVEAHMLDHLIYRTNPRIAAPEPGRYRVMIAGRTCLAGDVFGEYKLKTKLKVGGEVRIADAAGYTMVKKNWFNGLAMPSIAVRRLDGTVELLRKFRYKDYKRSLS from the coding sequence ATGGCCAAGCTGAATACGCCGTATTACCTGATCGACGAAAGCAAGTTGCTGAAGAATATGGAGATTATTCAGCAGGTGCGCGCGGCTTCGGGGGCGAAATCGGTACTGGCGCTGAAGTGCTTTTCCACCTGGGGCGTGTTCGATCTGATGCGACAGTATCTGGACGGCACCACCAGCAGTTCGCTGTATGAAGCGCGGCTCGGCTACGAGAAGTTCGGCAAGGAAGTTCATGCCTACAGCGTCGGTTTTTCCGAGAAAGAAGTTAAAGCGGTGAAAAAGTTCGCCAATAAGGTGATCTTCAATTCGCTGTCGCAACTGAAGCGTTATTATCCGCTGGTCAGCGAAAAACGGTTGGGTCTGCGCCTCAATCCCGGAACCAGTTACTCACATTTCGATCTGGCCGATCCCGCCAGAAAATATTCGCGGTTGGGCGTGATCGATAAAGACGAGATCATGAAATTTGCGCCGGTGTTGAGCGGGGTGATGTTCCATTTCAATTGCGAGAACGATAATTATAAGAATCTTGCCACGGCTATCGACTCTATCGGCAAAAGCTACGGGTCGTTGTTGGAAAAACTGGATTGGGTCAGTTTTGGCGGTGGTATTTATTTCACCAAAGCGGGTTATCCGCTGGATGAGTTCTGCCAGAAGCTAAAAGAATTCGCCGAGAAATTCGGGGTGCAGGTCTATTTGGAACCGGGCGAGGCGGCGGTTACGCAATGCGCGGAGCTGGTCACGACCGTCTTGGATGTCGTCCACAACGAAATCGACATCGCCATCGTCGATGCCTCGGTGGAAGCGCACATGCTGGATCATTTGATCTACCGCACCAACCCCCGGATCGCCGCGCCCGAGCCGGGGCGTTACCGGGTGATGATCGCCGGCCGCACCTGCCTGGCCGGTGACGTGTTCGGAGAATACAAGCTGAAGACTAAATTGAAGGTTGGCGGCGAAGTCCGCATCGCCGACGCCGCCGGTTACACCATGGTCAAGAAAAACTGGTTCAACGGCTTGGCGATGCCGTCCATCGCGGTGCGTCGGCTGGATGGAACGGTCGAACTACTCCGAAAATTTCGTTATAAAGATTACAAGCGCAGCCTGTCCTGA
- a CDS encoding bifunctional enoyl-CoA hydratase/phosphate acetyltransferase, with amino-acid sequence MNDILENKTFDEIQIGDQASLTRVLDQEGIQALASMTGDFNLIDLDPGQADTSMFRQGGGQTGWTALLFAALADTRLPGLGSVVRRIEVRLHRPVAIGMAITARATVKEKRPATGVIVLECTAVDPTKETVASGSAEVLAPTEKMRYETKELPKVQLLHEDRFGELLETCERLPALACAVVHPCSADALRGAIEAAEQNLIVPILIGPEAKIRAIAAQEQLELTPYRLVPAEHSHHSAELAVAMVQSGEAQTLMKGSLHTDELLAAVVKKDGGLRTERRISHCFLLSVPTFSRWIIITDAAINIAPSLEEKRDIIQNAIELAQAISIAVPKVAILSAVETVTNKIPSTLEAGALCKMADRGQITGGVLDGPLAFDNAIDEQAARTKGIHSPVAGKADILVVPNLEAGNMLAKQLTFMADAEAAGIVLGARVPIVLTSRADSARARLASCAVAVLFAEALRQGAAFRKVAG; translated from the coding sequence ATGAATGACATACTCGAAAACAAGACCTTCGATGAAATCCAAATAGGGGATCAAGCCAGCCTGACGCGGGTGCTGGATCAGGAGGGAATCCAAGCCTTGGCGAGCATGACCGGCGATTTCAATTTGATCGATCTGGATCCCGGTCAAGCGGATACCTCCATGTTCCGCCAAGGGGGCGGACAAACGGGCTGGACGGCGCTGTTGTTCGCCGCGCTGGCGGATACTCGCCTGCCGGGCTTGGGGTCGGTGGTGCGGCGCATCGAGGTTCGCTTGCATCGTCCGGTCGCTATCGGCATGGCGATTACCGCCCGCGCCACGGTCAAGGAAAAACGGCCCGCAACCGGCGTCATCGTGCTGGAATGCACGGCGGTCGATCCGACCAAGGAGACAGTCGCCAGCGGCTCGGCTGAAGTCCTGGCCCCAACAGAAAAAATGCGCTATGAAACCAAGGAATTGCCAAAAGTACAGTTGCTGCACGAAGATCGGTTCGGGGAGCTGCTGGAAACTTGCGAAAGGTTGCCAGCGCTGGCTTGCGCGGTCGTCCACCCATGCAGCGCCGATGCGCTGCGCGGCGCCATTGAGGCGGCCGAACAAAATTTGATTGTGCCGATCCTGATCGGCCCGGAGGCGAAGATCCGCGCGATTGCCGCGCAAGAGCAGCTCGAACTCACGCCTTACCGGCTGGTCCCGGCCGAGCACAGCCACCATTCCGCCGAGCTGGCGGTGGCGATGGTGCAGTCCGGTGAAGCGCAAACCTTGATGAAAGGCAGCCTGCACACCGATGAACTGCTGGCCGCAGTGGTCAAAAAAGACGGCGGCCTGCGCACCGAGCGGCGGATCAGCCATTGCTTTCTGCTATCGGTGCCGACCTTCAGCCGCTGGATCATCATTACTGACGCCGCCATCAACATTGCGCCGAGCCTCGAAGAAAAGCGCGACATCATCCAAAACGCCATCGAACTGGCGCAGGCCATCAGCATCGCGGTGCCGAAAGTTGCGATTCTGTCGGCGGTGGAGACCGTGACCAACAAGATTCCTTCCACCCTGGAAGCCGGCGCGCTGTGCAAGATGGCGGATCGCGGCCAAATCACCGGCGGCGTGCTGGACGGGCCGCTGGCGTTCGACAATGCGATTGACGAACAGGCGGCGCGCACCAAGGGCATCCACTCGCCGGTCGCCGGCAAGGCGGATATTCTAGTGGTGCCCAATCTGGAAGCCGGCAATATGTTGGCCAAGCAATTGACTTTCATGGCCGATGCCGAGGCGGCCGGGATCGTGCTCGGCGCTCGCGTGCCGATTGTGCTGACCAGCCGCGCCGATAGCGCCCGCGCCCGGCTGGCGTCCTGCGCGGTCGCCGTACTGTTCGCCGAGGCGCTGCGTCAAGGCGCGGCCTTTCGGAAAGTGGCCGGTTAG
- a CDS encoding phosphoribosylamine--glycine ligase yields the protein MPDKRFLFVSWDSLIGDIAWQTIKEGHEVKYYIQNSDEREIADGFVPKTDDWRREIDWADVIVFDDVLGMGSLAEELRRNGKLVVGGTAYTDRLEDDRAFGQQELRAAGVTIIPQENFTAFDDAIAYVKANPTRYVIKPSGEAQNYKRLLFVGEEEDGRDVVQVLGDYKRAWADKIKEFQLQRRIMGVEVATGAFFNGTEFVYPICVNFEHKKLFPGDIGPSTGEMGTAMFWSEPNKIFNATLKKMEPKLRRERFVGYIDINCIVNSNGIYPLEFTSRFGYPTISIQQEGVLLPISELLYKLAEGSITRFRARSGFQVGVRIVVPPFPFKDKETFESSSKDAVILFKTPSREGIHIEDVKLLNEEWLVTGTSGVALIVCGIGPTMKQAQRQVYNRVKNVMIPNMYFREDIGDRWNEEDSDRLHSWGYLRA from the coding sequence ATGCCTGACAAGCGTTTTCTCTTTGTGTCCTGGGATAGTCTGATCGGAGACATCGCCTGGCAGACGATCAAGGAAGGCCACGAGGTCAAGTATTACATCCAAAATTCCGACGAGCGGGAAATTGCCGACGGCTTCGTGCCTAAGACCGACGACTGGCGGCGGGAAATCGATTGGGCCGATGTCATCGTGTTCGATGACGTGCTCGGCATGGGCAGCCTGGCCGAGGAATTGCGCCGCAACGGAAAGTTGGTGGTCGGCGGCACGGCGTACACCGACCGGTTGGAGGACGATCGGGCCTTCGGCCAACAAGAGTTGCGCGCGGCCGGCGTCACCATCATCCCGCAAGAGAATTTCACCGCCTTTGATGACGCCATCGCCTACGTCAAGGCCAACCCGACCCGCTACGTCATCAAACCCAGCGGCGAGGCGCAGAACTACAAGCGGCTGCTGTTTGTGGGCGAGGAGGAGGACGGCCGCGACGTGGTTCAAGTATTGGGCGACTACAAGCGCGCCTGGGCGGACAAGATCAAGGAATTTCAGCTCCAGCGGCGGATCATGGGGGTGGAAGTCGCCACCGGGGCCTTTTTTAACGGCACCGAATTCGTTTATCCGATCTGCGTCAACTTTGAGCACAAAAAGCTGTTTCCCGGCGACATCGGCCCATCGACCGGAGAAATGGGTACCGCGATGTTCTGGAGCGAACCGAACAAAATTTTCAACGCCACCCTGAAAAAGATGGAACCGAAACTGCGGCGCGAGCGCTTCGTCGGTTACATCGACATCAACTGCATCGTCAACAGCAACGGGATTTATCCGTTGGAGTTCACTTCACGGTTCGGCTATCCAACGATTTCGATCCAGCAGGAAGGCGTGCTGCTGCCGATTTCGGAATTGCTCTACAAGCTCGCGGAAGGCTCCATCACCCGTTTTCGCGCCCGCAGCGGTTTTCAGGTCGGGGTGCGCATCGTCGTGCCGCCCTTCCCGTTCAAGGATAAGGAGACTTTCGAGAGCAGTTCCAAGGATGCGGTGATTCTGTTCAAGACGCCCTCGCGCGAGGGCATTCACATTGAGGACGTAAAGCTGTTGAACGAGGAATGGCTGGTGACCGGCACCTCAGGGGTGGCGCTAATCGTCTGCGGCATCGGCCCGACCATGAAACAAGCCCAGCGCCAAGTCTACAATCGGGTTAAAAACGTGATGATTCCGAACATGTATTTCCGCGAGGATATCGGCGATCGGTGGAACGAGGAAGATAGCGACCGGCTGCACTCGTGGGGTTATTTGCGGGCGTGA
- a CDS encoding PIN domain-containing protein — MSLLVDTSVWSLALRRDNPSQELPELGVLREAVKGADIIVTTGLILQELLQGFVGPKARDLIIGRFETLPTLMPDLQDHIAAADLRNKCRRAGVQLGTIDALIAQLCIRYDMILLTTDNDFHHAAKHIALSVWSNHGQA; from the coding sequence GTGAGCCTGCTTGTTGACACCAGCGTTTGGTCGCTTGCTCTTAGGCGCGACAATCCCTCTCAAGAGTTGCCTGAACTTGGCGTGTTGCGCGAAGCAGTCAAGGGCGCTGACATCATCGTTACAACCGGTCTGATCCTTCAAGAATTGCTCCAAGGCTTTGTTGGCCCTAAAGCACGAGATCTCATCATCGGGCGTTTTGAAACGCTGCCTACTCTAATGCCTGACCTCCAGGATCACATCGCGGCGGCCGATCTCAGGAACAAATGTCGGCGCGCTGGAGTACAGCTTGGAACAATTGATGCGCTGATTGCTCAACTTTGTATCCGCTACGATATGATCTTGCTGACAACGGACAACGACTTTCACCATGCCGCTAAGCACATTGCTTTGTCAGTGTGGAGCAATCACGGTCAGGCTTAA
- a CDS encoding type II toxin-antitoxin system VapB family antitoxin: MATNLALDPDLLERAFKVSGEKTKKAAVTRALQEFIARREQNRLSDLLGQFDWDESYDYKTERSRL, encoded by the coding sequence ATGGCTACAAACCTTGCACTTGATCCTGACCTGCTCGAACGCGCCTTTAAAGTGAGTGGAGAAAAAACCAAGAAAGCGGCTGTCACTCGTGCATTACAGGAATTTATCGCTCGCCGCGAGCAGAACCGCTTGTCGGATCTCCTGGGCCAATTCGATTGGGATGAATCCTATGACTATAAAACAGAGCGTTCCCGCTTGTGA
- a CDS encoding DUF4263 domain-containing protein encodes MWVIPQKLIDPGGANPKRKGLKPDYIFGGKNSDGFFWCVAELKGPQDKLFKRATDNRKTISFSAVANEGICQILQYMDYCISAQSYFRDHFGLTDFREPRGFLILGREGEFESDSQLQELKAAWNRVSGGRIMIRTYDALLRSNSS; translated from the coding sequence ATGTGGGTTATCCCTCAGAAACTAATCGATCCGGGAGGAGCAAACCCAAAGCGCAAGGGTCTCAAACCGGACTACATCTTCGGAGGAAAGAACTCTGATGGCTTCTTCTGGTGCGTCGCAGAGCTTAAAGGGCCACAGGACAAGCTTTTCAAGCGAGCCACGGATAATCGGAAAACCATATCATTTAGTGCGGTAGCTAATGAAGGAATTTGCCAGATCTTACAATACATGGATTACTGTATTTCCGCACAAAGTTATTTCAGAGATCATTTTGGACTAACAGATTTTCGGGAACCTCGTGGCTTTCTAATTCTCGGTCGAGAAGGGGAGTTTGAATCTGACTCTCAGCTACAAGAACTCAAGGCGGCGTGGAATAGAGTTTCTGGCGGAAGAATTATGATCCGAACTTATGATGCTCTCCTGAGAAGCAATAGTTCATGA
- a CDS encoding IS630 family transposase gives MKKIDARCLSPEAQEERRRQALRLREDLQWSWKEIARVVGVHISTVIGWGQRFGRDGEAGLKSRRRGRRYLTGRTLTLAQEWRVRSILVDETPGRRGLPFALWNRRAVMELIETLFGVAMPIRTVGEYLSRWGYSPQRPLKRALEQRPAEVQRWLDETYPSILARAKAEKAVIYWGDETAVVEDGHWVRGYAPQGKTPVLATSSRRSGLALVSAISNQGLVRFRFIEQALNAALFLEFLGQLIADQPQKVFLILDNLKVHHAKLVTEWVGEHAEQIELVYLPPYTPERNPTEYLNRDFKTQLRLSARSSTPQALRHKANAFLQFLINTPERIMTYFNHPAVHYAA, from the coding sequence ATGAAAAAGATCGACGCACGTTGTTTGTCGCCGGAAGCGCAGGAGGAACGGCGCCGTCAGGCGCTGCGGCTGCGGGAAGACTTGCAGTGGAGCTGGAAGGAAATCGCGCGGGTGGTCGGGGTGCATATCAGCACGGTGATCGGGTGGGGCCAACGCTTTGGTCGGGACGGAGAAGCGGGCCTGAAATCGCGGCGGCGGGGACGGCGGTACTTGACGGGCCGGACGCTGACGTTGGCCCAAGAGTGGCGGGTGCGCTCGATTTTGGTGGACGAGACGCCGGGGCGACGGGGATTGCCGTTTGCGCTGTGGAACCGGCGGGCGGTCATGGAATTGATCGAAACGCTGTTTGGGGTGGCGATGCCGATTCGGACGGTGGGCGAGTATCTGTCGCGGTGGGGCTATAGCCCGCAACGACCCCTCAAGCGCGCCTTGGAACAACGGCCTGCCGAGGTGCAACGGTGGTTGGACGAGACTTACCCCTCGATTCTCGCGCGAGCGAAGGCGGAGAAAGCGGTGATTTACTGGGGCGATGAGACGGCCGTGGTGGAAGATGGCCATTGGGTGCGCGGTTATGCGCCTCAGGGGAAAACGCCGGTGCTTGCCACCTCCAGCCGCCGGTCTGGATTGGCGCTGGTGTCGGCCATCAGCAACCAAGGCCTCGTCCGGTTCCGCTTTATCGAGCAGGCCCTGAACGCGGCCTTGTTCCTCGAATTCCTCGGCCAGTTGATCGCCGACCAGCCCCAGAAAGTCTTTTTGATTCTGGACAACCTCAAAGTCCATCACGCGAAGCTCGTCACCGAGTGGGTCGGCGAACACGCCGAGCAAATCGAGCTAGTCTACTTGCCGCCCTATACCCCAGAGCGCAATCCCACCGAATACCTCAATCGCGATTTCAAAACCCAGTTGCGGTTATCGGCCCGTTCCTCCACGCCCCAGGCCTTGCGGCACAAAGCAAACGCCTTCCTCCAATTCCTCATCAATACCCCAGAGCGTATCATGACCTATTTCAATCACCCCGCCGTCCACTACGCCGCTTAA
- a CDS encoding Uma2 family endonuclease: MSIPAQKFATYEDLLGLPEHIVGEIIHGQLITHPRPAPKHAAASTGVGGQIYNPFQHGRGGPGGWWILFEPELHLGAHVLVPDLAGWRRERMPVLPETAYFTLPPDWVCEVLSPSTARVDRAAKMPIYAAQEIPFLWLIDPDLHTLEVFVLNEGRWSLERVYQEDDPVSAPPFGAITFLLGDLWV; this comes from the coding sequence ATGTCTATACCTGCCCAGAAATTCGCTACTTACGAAGATTTGCTGGGTCTGCCCGAGCATATCGTGGGCGAGATCATTCATGGCCAGTTGATCACGCATCCCCGCCCCGCGCCTAAACATGCCGCCGCGAGTACAGGGGTCGGTGGTCAGATTTATAACCCGTTCCAGCATGGACGGGGTGGGCCAGGAGGTTGGTGGATTCTGTTTGAGCCGGAGCTACATTTGGGTGCGCATGTACTGGTTCCCGATTTGGCTGGCTGGCGACGGGAGCGAATGCCGGTATTACCAGAGACCGCCTATTTCACCCTGCCGCCGGATTGGGTCTGCGAGGTGCTCTCGCCGAGCACGGCGCGGGTGGATCGCGCTGCTAAGATGCCGATTTACGCCGCGCAAGAAATTCCCTTTCTTTGGCTGATCGACCCGGATTTGCATACTTTAGAGGTATTTGTGTTGAACGAGGGCCGCTGGTCGTTGGAGCGCGTTTATCAAGAAGATGATCCGGTCAGTGCTCCGCCGTTTGGGGCTATAACTTTTTTGCTGGGTGATTTGTGGGTCTGA
- a CDS encoding ABC transporter ATP-binding protein, protein MERAERSLLTLGEVTKSFGGLTAVDSVSFAVEAGSVVGLIGPNGAGKTTVFNLITGHYQPNHGDIHFAGQRLNGLPTHRIIMLGIARTFQNIRLFQQLSALENALAGCHYRMRGGILAGMLGFLPYQRRAEQEAVERAVGELEFVGLSQKVATVAKNLSYGDQRRLEIARALATQPRLLILDEPAGGMNEQETESLIGLIEQIRGRGITILLIEHDMRLVMRACDKLVVLEYGGKIAEGTPEQVRADPRVIEAYLGTEDEV, encoded by the coding sequence ATGGAGCGCGCGGAGCGGTCCCTGCTGACGTTGGGTGAGGTGACCAAATCCTTCGGCGGCCTGACGGCGGTCGACAGCGTGTCGTTCGCGGTCGAGGCCGGATCGGTGGTTGGGTTGATCGGTCCCAACGGGGCCGGCAAAACCACGGTGTTCAATCTCATCACCGGCCACTACCAACCGAATCACGGTGACATTCACTTTGCCGGCCAGCGGCTCAACGGCTTGCCCACGCACCGTATCATCATGTTGGGCATCGCCCGGACCTTTCAAAATATTCGTCTGTTCCAGCAGTTGAGCGCTTTGGAAAACGCGCTGGCCGGTTGCCATTATCGGATGCGCGGCGGGATTCTTGCCGGTATGCTCGGGTTTTTGCCGTACCAGCGTCGGGCGGAACAGGAAGCGGTCGAGCGGGCGGTCGGAGAGTTGGAATTCGTCGGCCTGAGCCAGAAAGTGGCGACGGTGGCCAAGAATCTGTCTTACGGCGACCAGCGGCGGCTGGAAATCGCCCGCGCGCTGGCGACGCAGCCGCGCTTGCTGATTCTGGACGAACCGGCTGGCGGCATGAACGAGCAGGAAACTGAGTCGCTGATCGGGCTGATCGAGCAGATCCGAGGTCGGGGCATCACGATTTTGCTGATCGAACACGACATGCGTTTGGTGATGCGCGCCTGCGATAAGTTGGTGGTGCTGGAGTACGGCGGCAAGATCGCCGAGGGTACGCCCGAACAGGTGCGCGCCGATCCCCGCGTGATCGAGGCGTATCTAGGGACCGAGGACGAAGTTTAG
- a CDS encoding branched-chain amino acid ABC transporter permease yields MKPRVDVLGAGLFAAAMAVAPLFLNAYQVDVLNSIGLYALLALGLNLILGEAGLFNMGHAAFYAMGAYTAAILNTRYQIPILWTLPLSGAAAGAFALAVARPVVHLRGDYLLIVTIGVGEIVRIALVNDVFGITGGANGIFGIGRPRLFGLVIRRPEQFFYLIWGFVALTIFLFLRLKQSRFGRALNFLREDEVAAEGSGINTAYYKLVVFGLGAAWAGMAGTLFAAKMTIISPESFSFWESVVLFMIVILGGAGSIPGVLLAAFLVVGLPELFREFAGARMLVFGLVMMVMMVVRPQGLWPARGRQKWLDVSGKALGP; encoded by the coding sequence ATGAAGCCGCGCGTCGATGTGTTGGGAGCGGGGCTGTTCGCCGCGGCGATGGCTGTCGCGCCGCTATTCCTCAATGCCTATCAGGTCGATGTGCTCAACAGCATCGGTCTGTACGCGCTGCTGGCGCTCGGCTTGAACCTGATTTTGGGCGAGGCGGGGCTGTTCAACATGGGCCATGCCGCCTTTTATGCGATGGGGGCTTACACCGCCGCCATTCTCAACACCCGCTACCAGATTCCGATTCTGTGGACCTTGCCACTGAGCGGCGCGGCGGCTGGCGCGTTCGCGCTGGCGGTGGCGCGGCCGGTGGTGCATCTGCGCGGCGATTATCTGCTGATCGTCACCATCGGCGTCGGCGAAATCGTCCGTATCGCGCTGGTGAACGACGTGTTCGGCATCACCGGCGGAGCCAACGGCATCTTCGGCATCGGTCGGCCCCGGTTGTTCGGTTTGGTCATCCGCCGTCCCGAACAGTTCTTTTATCTGATTTGGGGTTTCGTGGCGCTGACCATTTTCCTGTTTCTGCGGCTCAAGCAGTCGCGGTTCGGGCGGGCGCTCAATTTTCTGCGGGAAGATGAGGTGGCGGCGGAAGGCAGCGGCATCAATACCGCGTATTACAAGCTGGTGGTGTTCGGGCTGGGCGCGGCCTGGGCGGGGATGGCCGGCACGCTGTTCGCCGCCAAGATGACGATCATCTCGCCGGAATCGTTCAGCTTTTGGGAGTCGGTGGTGCTGTTCATGATCGTGATTCTGGGCGGGGCCGGCAGCATTCCGGGCGTGTTGTTGGCGGCGTTCCTGGTGGTCGGCTTGCCGGAGCTGTTCCGGGAATTCGCCGGCGCGCGGATGCTGGTATTTGGCTTGGTGATGATGGTGATGATGGTGGTTAGGCCGCAAGGCTTGTGGCCGGCGCGGGGACGCCAGAAGTGGCTGGACGTGTCGGGTAAGGCGCTCGGGCCATGA
- a CDS encoding branched-chain amino acid ABC transporter permease, producing MEEFFQQLTNGLAVGGIYALIALGYTMVYGVLKLINFAHGDLFTYGAYLGLTLLTSLALTDRLGFAMGVLVLALMVMGLVAVLGAILERAAYRPLRQSPRLSAVVSALGASIFLQNTLMLIYGPRFQVYPDNILPAATLNIFGLYLPLMRVLIVLVSVLMMVGLYLFIQKTKIGTAIRAAAIDQDAARLMGIDVNRVIMLVFLVGPALGGAAGLMVGLYYGQINFTMGWIYGMKAFTAAILGGIGNIPGAMVGGLLLGVIEALGAAYISIAWKDAIAFCVLILILIVRPTGLLGERVADKV from the coding sequence GTGGAAGAATTTTTCCAGCAGTTGACCAACGGCCTGGCCGTGGGCGGCATCTACGCCCTGATCGCCTTGGGCTACACCATGGTCTATGGCGTGCTCAAGCTCATCAATTTCGCCCACGGCGATCTGTTTACTTACGGCGCTTATCTCGGGCTGACCCTGCTGACCTCGTTGGCCTTGACCGACCGGCTGGGCTTCGCGATGGGCGTATTGGTGCTGGCGCTGATGGTGATGGGTCTGGTGGCGGTGCTGGGCGCGATCCTGGAGCGGGCCGCCTATCGGCCCCTGCGGCAATCGCCCCGGCTGTCGGCGGTGGTGTCGGCGCTGGGGGCATCGATTTTTTTGCAAAACACCCTGATGCTGATTTACGGCCCCCGCTTTCAGGTCTATCCCGACAATATCCTGCCCGCCGCGACGCTGAATATTTTCGGTTTGTACCTGCCGCTGATGCGGGTGCTGATCGTGCTGGTTTCGGTGTTGATGATGGTGGGGCTTTACCTGTTCATCCAGAAAACCAAGATCGGCACGGCGATCCGCGCCGCCGCCATCGATCAGGACGCGGCGCGCTTGATGGGCATCGACGTAAATCGGGTCATCATGTTGGTGTTTCTGGTGGGGCCGGCGTTGGGTGGCGCGGCCGGGCTGATGGTGGGTTTGTACTACGGCCAGATCAATTTCACCATGGGCTGGATTTACGGGATGAAAGCCTTTACCGCCGCGATTCTGGGCGGTATCGGCAACATTCCCGGCGCGATGGTGGGCGGTTTGCTATTGGGGGTGATCGAGGCGCTCGGCGCGGCCTATATCTCGATCGCCTGGAAGGACGCAATCGCCTTCTGTGTGTTGATTCTCATCCTGATCGTCCGGCCGACCGGATTGCTGGGCGAACGGGTGGCGGACAAGGTATGA
- a CDS encoding branched-chain amino acid ABC transporter substrate-binding protein, giving the protein MKQKLLAVAAALGLALSVTAGQAADTVKIGLMAPLTGSWASEGQGMKKIVDLLAEQQNAKGGMLGKKIEVVTEDDGGDPRTASLAAQRLTTQGVAAVVGTYGSSVTEASQTIYDEAGIPQIANGSTAIRLTEKSFKRFFRTAPRDDEQGRMAAQTIGKLGFKKVAILHDSTSYAKGLADEANALLKKKGTEVVFFDALTPGERDYTTILTKLKGANPEVVLFTGYFPEAGLLLRQKKDMNWKVPFIGGDATNNADLVKIAGKEAAEGYYFLSPPQPQDLDTADAKNFLTDYQKKYNELPPSIWAVLAGDGFRVLVAGIAGAKSTDGDKIAGYLHKDLKNFSGLSGPISFDAKGDREGEVYRVYKVGGDGKFVLQKL; this is encoded by the coding sequence ATGAAACAGAAACTGTTGGCAGTGGCCGCGGCGTTGGGGCTGGCCCTGAGCGTTACCGCCGGACAGGCGGCCGATACCGTCAAGATCGGCTTGATGGCGCCCCTGACCGGTTCGTGGGCCAGCGAAGGTCAGGGCATGAAAAAAATCGTCGACCTGCTGGCCGAGCAGCAAAACGCCAAGGGCGGCATGTTGGGCAAGAAAATCGAGGTCGTGACCGAGGACGACGGCGGCGACCCGCGCACCGCCTCGCTGGCCGCGCAGCGCTTGACCACGCAGGGCGTCGCGGCGGTCGTCGGCACCTACGGCTCATCGGTCACCGAAGCCAGTCAAACGATCTACGACGAAGCCGGCATCCCGCAAATCGCCAACGGTTCCACCGCCATCCGCCTGACCGAAAAAAGCTTCAAGCGCTTCTTCCGCACCGCGCCGCGCGACGACGAACAGGGCCGGATGGCGGCGCAGACCATCGGCAAGCTGGGTTTCAAGAAAGTCGCCATCCTGCACGACAGCACCTCCTACGCCAAGGGCTTGGCGGACGAAGCCAACGCCCTGCTGAAAAAGAAGGGAACGGAGGTGGTGTTCTTCGATGCGCTGACGCCCGGCGAACGCGACTATACGACCATCCTGACCAAGCTCAAGGGCGCCAATCCCGAGGTGGTGCTGTTCACCGGCTATTTTCCCGAAGCCGGTTTGCTGTTGCGGCAAAAGAAAGACATGAACTGGAAGGTGCCGTTCATCGGCGGCGACGCCACCAATAACGCCGATCTGGTCAAGATCGCCGGTAAGGAAGCGGCCGAAGGCTACTATTTCCTCAGCCCGCCGCAACCGCAGGATCTGGACACGGCGGACGCCAAGAACTTCCTGACCGACTATCAAAAGAAATATAACGAATTGCCACCCTCGATCTGGGCGGTGCTGGCGGGTGACGGCTTCCGGGTGCTGGTGGCCGGCATCGCGGGCGCCAAATCCACCGACGGCGACAAGATCGCCGGCTATCTGCACAAGGATCTCAAGAATTTCTCCGGCTTGAGCGGCCCGATTTCCTTCGATGCCAAGGGTGACCGCGAAGGTGAGGTCTACCGGGTTTACAAGGTGGGCGGCGACGGGAAATTCGTGTTGCAGAAACTCTAA